The Solanum dulcamara chromosome 2, daSolDulc1.2, whole genome shotgun sequence region gtgcagaaaagaagaagaaaaagatgttATCAAAATTTTCGTAttgaacattctgaggattaacatatatatatagcctgtttgcaccttttaagaaaaggcacctgttgggaaaatgtttacaacttttcggacaaggttgcaacttttcaaaaaatccgttggaaaaacggaggaaaatatttttaaattaatccgggaaagaaacgggtcgGGTCACGGGTCAGaatttttcacttaattaaataaatatataaataatattaattaattaaaaaattaaaggaaatttggtccaaaaagattaaatccgaagccgagccgagcgagcaacgacgacgacgacggcgcgagggaaGACCCTCTTcatgaccctttagcaacatgaaggagtgcttctacttttaaataggagactttttctttccaccacctatgttggactaatgcttatttcataaagcaagatagaacaaatcatttttttccctccacttcttttcccttcatttcccattcaacctatcaattaaaccaaACATTAACATAAACCAAAAGAGAGTATGATTGATGTACAAGATTTGATTTTCGTGAGATTTGGAAATGATAAgatgggttgttgttgttgttgttgttgttgttgttgttgttgttgttgttgttggaaatGATAAGATGGGAATTCATGATTGAAAGAAGACTTCTTTTTGGATCTCCTATTGACCTTCTCTTGGTGCTCCCTCTTGGTGCTTCGTAGTTTATTAAAGTTCTACGTCTTtgtcattcttttcttttttcatgttGAATTTGAGTTTGTGGAGAGGATAGAGAATGTGTTTTTGTGCTTAATTAGGTTGATTGCTTTGGAGTTATGAAGCATGTAGGATTAAGGATTTGAAGGATAGAATAAATCAATAAAGTGTATGATTGATATAAGATTTGATTTACACGAGATTATTCATTGTTTTCTCTCATAATTCATTCCAATTTTGTGATTCTTCCAGTCACCAAGTCGAATCGAGCAGAGCTTGCATTATCAATGCTCCGAGAAAACAGAAATGGTTTTGACATTGTTATTAGTGAAGTGCACATGCCAGACATGGATGGTTTCAAACTTCTTGAGCATGTTGGTCTGGAAATGGACCTGCCTGTTATAAGTGAGTATCCCGTTTCATATTAAAAACTGTATTTTTTTCCCCAAGTTTTGGAACTGCTGATGTCGTACTAATTGATGGTATCTGATTTCCAATTGTCATTGGCTAGTGATGTCTGCGGATGACAGTAAGGATGCCGTTATGAAAGGTATTACTCATGGTGCATGTGATTATCTGATCAAACCGGTGCGTATCGAGGCATTGAAGAACATTTGGCAGCATGTGATTCGTAAAAAGAAGCACGAGTGGAAGGGCAAAGATTTTGATCAATCAACAAGCGTGGAAGATGGAGATCAACAGCAGAAACCGCCAGAAGATGTCGATTATTCATCGTCAGCTAATGAAGGGAACTGGAAAAGCTCAAAGCGAAGAAAGGAGGAGGAAGATGAAACTGAAAAAAGGGATGATTCATCCACATTAAAGAAGTCACGTGTGGTTTGGTCGATGGAGCTTCATCAACAGTTTGTACAAGCTGTCAAACAACTTGGAATTGACAGTATGGACCATTTACTTCTCTTGGCTATTTCTTTACCTTTGTATTTCAATGTGGCTGTGCTTCCATATTGCTTGGGGTATTTCAGGTCCAGGGGAGTATATGCCTATTTATGATCTTTAGACCTGAAAGAAAGAGTTCTTCCTAGCTGAGCTAACCTCGTGGCGTAACCAAATTGATGTACTATTTTGCTAATGTtccctttttcatttttctttttgtggattTCTGGCGTTGGGGAGGGGGACGAGGATGTTTTTTCAGTCAGAGATACTGTTCCATTCATGTGATTCCTCATCAATGCAACTAGCTCCACCACTGAATTTCTGGTTTCATTCAAGTCTAGATAGGAAGCTATGGAGGTcgaggattagggtagaaggttagtaggtagccGGGTGTTGTCGCATTTTATGTGGGAGAGCTAGGGGGATAGCTTCGTCCTTTCTGCTTCTCACTAATTTTAGTATTATTTAGTAATCGCGTAGTCTCTTATTCTTATATATGTGGTACTATTTGTTGCTTCATTTGCTTATATCTTGCtatttgtttgtatttttcttgcAATCCTGCTTCGATAACATTCCTTTTGAGCCCAAGGccttcggaaacaacctctctatcccataaaggtaggggtaaggtctacattacatcctaccctccccagaccccacttcgGGGATTACATtggttgtgttgttgttgtcgtaTTCAAGTCTATTCAGAAGACCTGTAGACTGACACAGATGTCAAAGGCGAAAAGCATACAGAAGAACTACTGTTTCTTGAAGTAAAAGCAAAgtactaaaaatattaaatagacAACGCCAATAATAAATATAAGTGCAAACAATAATTATTTGGACAATTATTTGGACAAAAGAGTTTAAAGAGAAGTATATTATATAATTcgtttcaagttttaaattgTTAGACCAGTTGTTTTATACTAAATTTCTAATTTCCTACTGCTAATtaccaaaaaacaaaaaagaagaagatatttATCGGTTTTAACAGTTAATAGCACTTAATCAACTATATTTATCGTCTGCCCTTTTAAAGACGAGCCTATGGGCTATGGCTGATGAGGTATATGCCTTAGTGCCTTGTTGTCTACATTAACGCACTGCCTAAGCAACATAAAACGCTGAACTAGCTTAAGGGGAACTTACAGATGTGTTATGTTTTCCTTATTCTTTGTGCTGGGATTTTTACAATATTTACGTGAAGTTTACCTTCTCTTTGGGGTATTTATTTTATCCTTTTGATATGTTAACATATAGTATCTTTGTAACACCCGCCTTTGTTCTCTTTTTTTGGGGTTGGGGGTGGAGAAACCTCATTCCAGTAATACATACTCATTAATAGAGCTATGTATCCTCAGAGCTACATTGAACTAAGTTCCTAGTTGCTTTGCCTCTGTGCTTAGTAGAGCTTGATATACCGAAAACAATGACTTCTCCATGTTTTTTTGGGAAGTTACCATGAATTTATGAATCTTTTTCCATCTTCCTCCTCTCTGGAAGGGTGGGAGGTAAAGTTGACACCATTACATTGTTCACATGCTATCTTCGTTCACACCTTTTATTTGGTCCTCTTGGACCCTTCTAGAGATTAAGAAGTGAAACTTTGAACAGATTACTCAATTACACTAAATCACACATATGTTGAAGTTAGTACTTGAATCACATTTTAGATCAAAGCTCAACTGATTATTCAAGTAGTTGAGACTTAAAGATGGAAAACTTATTTGTAAAGACAAGGATCAAGTAACACGTTTGACAGGTAAACTTGGGAAGTGGCTCAAGAAATTGGGATTTTGGGAGCAAAGTGGAAACTCTGAGCTACATGAATTAGTCAAATTACCTCTGCTTAGTCATAAGCTTGTTAATTTGTCATCGCATATTAGTGCTAAACAAAGGGGGCATAATTTGTGTTTGACATCCTGCTCCCGTCCCCACTTTGATATAACAAATGGAAGAGTACCTGATTCTTGGTGATCACCTGATTATGAGTGATGCGTGAAGACATTGGTAATCGGTATTACAATAATAACATTCATTTCACTTTTCTCCAGTGTCCTTAGTGGCCTATATTCCTGTAAGTTTTCTTGTGTGGTTCTGTAACCTATCTTTACCCAAAATGCAGtcaatctttttaaaaatatttttataacggTGGTGTCATGGCCAGCTTGCGCGCATCTCGATTATTCCACTCCCTACATGCTATCTCCCACGAGTACAAGTACTGTGTTACTATGCCACCAAGTCTTAGTCAGATGGGAAGAATCACCTAGTATTTTTTGTCTCTACTAGATTTGTACCCAGTTTTATTGCAGTTTCTGTTTACTCTTAACCATCgttgataaaataaaatgttcAAGGTTCTTTAATTCCTGGATATGATTAAAACTGTTTGACTTCTTAGTGATATTGGTAACGTATATCACAAGAATAACGTTCATTTAACATCTCTCCGGTATCCTTAATATTTGATAGTTGTCTAAATTTTTTTGTGAGGTTTAGTTTAACATTTGCAACTTTTCTTCATCCAAATTGCTTAGTCTAACTGTAGTGCACTGTCTATAGCTTAGAAATTAGTTCTGCTGAATCAAGAAAGGAATGTTTGTCTATATTCTAGATGCTTACTCATCTATTCTTCATTGCTAACTCTGGCTATTATTTCAGAGGCTGTTCCCAAGAAAATTCTCGAGCTGATGAATGTTCCTGGGCTAACCAGAGAAAATGTTGCTAGCCACCTTCAGGTACTGAGCAACTTTACTTCTTCCGTTTTCAAGAATATATGGTTTCATGACAATTAGTTGATTAGTGGAAGACTTCATGTTTGCTTTGCAACATATAGTTGATAATATTTCTTAGTAAAGTTCTTATTGATGGTATATCATGTATTGCAGAAATATCGGCTGTACCTAAGGAGGTTGAGTGGTGTATCACAGCATCAGAATGGAATGAATAACTCGTTTCTGGGACACCCGGAAGCAACATATGGGACGATGACTTCTTTCAATGGGTTAGAGCTTCAAGCTTTAGCTGCCACCAGTCAACTACCCGCACAAAGTCTTGCTACCCTCCAGGCGGCTGCACTAGGTAGGTCTGCGACAAAATCTGCCATATCTATGCCTATAGTAGATCAAAGAAACCTTTTCAGCTTTGAAAATCCCAAGTTGAGATTTTCTGAGGGACAGC contains the following coding sequences:
- the LOC129881007 gene encoding two-component response regulator ARR1-like isoform X2; the protein is MNLGVGSVVKNMSVSSCSVSWKSGSSDKVSDQFPAGLRVLVVDDDPTCLRILENMLRNCHYEVTKSNRAELALSMLRENRNGFDIVISEVHMPDMDGFKLLEHVGLEMDLPVIMMSADDSKDAVMKGITHGACDYLIKPVRIEALKNIWQHVIRKKKHEWKGKDFDQSTSVEDGDQQQKPPEDVDYSSSANEGNWKSSKRRKEEEDETEKRDDSSTLKKSRVVWSMELHQQFVQAVKQLGIDKAVPKKILELMNVPGLTRENVASHLQKYRLYLRRLSGVSQHQNGMNNSFLGHPEATYGTMTSFNGLELQALAATSQLPAQSLATLQAAALVTKSNRAELALSMLRENRNGFDIVISDVHMPDMDGFKLLDHVVLEMDLPVIITKSNRAELALSMLRENRNGFDIVISEVHMPDMDGFKLLEHVGLEMDLPVIMMSADDSKDAVMKGITHGACDYLIKPVRIEALKNIWQHVIRKKKHEWKDKDFDQSTSVGIFKIPLFLFVGIFLLFFFSFSYIFPCKFVEKISKI
- the LOC129881007 gene encoding two-component response regulator ARR1-like isoform X3 codes for the protein MNLGVGSVVKNMSVSSCSVSWKSGSSDKVSDQFPAGLRVLVVDDDPTCLRILENMLRNCHYEVTKSNRAELALSMLRENRNGFDIVISEVHMPDMDGFKLLEHVGLEMDLPVIMMSADDSKDAVMKGITHGACDYLIKPVRIEALKNIWQHVIRKKKHEWKGKDFDQSTSVEDGDQQQKPPEDVDYSSSANEGNWKSSKRRKEEEDETEKRDDSSTLKKSRVVWSMELHQQFVQAVKQLGIDKAVPKKILELMNVPGLTRENVASHLQKYRLYLRRLSGVSQHQNGMNNSFLGHPEATYGTMTSFNGLELQALAATSQLPAQSLATLQAAALVTKSNRAELALSMLRENRNGFDIVISDVHMPDMDGFKLLDHVVLEMDLPVIMMSADDSKDAVMKGITHGACDYLIKPVRIEALKNIWQHVIRKKKHEWKDKDFDQSTSVGIFKIPLFLFVGIFLLFFFSFSYIFPCKFVEKISKI